The following coding sequences are from one uncultured Desulfobacter sp. window:
- the dnaK gene encoding molecular chaperone DnaK, which produces MGKIIGIDLGTTNSCVAVMETGGEAKIITNAEGGRTTPSIVAVTEGGERIVGQAAKRQAVTNPENTIFGVKRLIGRKFSSKEVQDDIPILPYIIEAASNGDTRINIRGKQYSPAEVSSFILSNIKKTAEDYLGEPVTEAVITVPAYFNDSQRQATKDAGKIAGLEVKRIINEPTAASLAYGLDKKGEEKIAVFDLGGGTFDVSVLEIGDGVFEVKSTSGDTHLGGEDFDLRVIDYLASEFKKDQGIDLRTDKMALQRLKEAAEKAKMELSSSTETTINLPFITADASGPKHLDMKLTRAKLESLVADLLDKLEIPCTTALKEAHLKPGDVDEVVLVGGMTRMPAVQERVEKIFGKKPHKGVNPDEVVAMGAAVQAGVLQGDVNDVLLLDVTPLSLGIETLGGVMTRLIEKNTTIPTKKSQVFSTAADNQPAVSIHVLQGERQMSADNKTLGQFELADIPPAPRGVPQIEVTFDIDANGIVHVSAKDKATGKEQSIQITAASGLSDDEIDRMVKDAEMHAEEDKKKRDLVDTKNQAEALVDQTEKTLKEHGDKVDEATKKSIEDAAEALKQAKDTDNLEDIKAKIETLSQASHKLAEVMYQQAQADSQADGTADAGAGSANDDDDVVDADFEEVKKDK; this is translated from the coding sequence ATGGGTAAAATTATAGGAATCGACCTCGGCACAACCAACTCATGTGTCGCGGTCATGGAAACCGGTGGCGAAGCAAAAATCATCACCAATGCCGAAGGCGGCAGAACAACACCGTCCATTGTGGCGGTCACCGAAGGCGGGGAGCGTATTGTCGGCCAGGCGGCCAAACGTCAGGCGGTAACAAACCCTGAAAACACAATTTTCGGTGTAAAACGCCTCATCGGCAGAAAATTCAGCTCCAAGGAAGTCCAGGATGACATCCCCATCCTGCCGTATATCATAGAAGCCGCATCCAACGGCGATACCCGGATCAACATCAGGGGCAAGCAGTACAGCCCTGCCGAGGTTTCCTCATTTATTCTCAGCAATATCAAGAAAACCGCAGAGGATTACCTTGGAGAACCCGTAACCGAAGCCGTCATTACGGTTCCGGCCTACTTTAACGACAGCCAGCGCCAGGCCACCAAAGATGCCGGTAAGATTGCAGGCCTTGAAGTTAAACGCATTATAAACGAACCCACAGCCGCATCCCTGGCCTATGGCCTGGATAAGAAAGGCGAGGAAAAAATCGCCGTATTCGATCTTGGCGGCGGTACATTTGACGTATCCGTCCTTGAAATCGGCGACGGGGTTTTTGAAGTAAAATCCACTTCCGGTGATACACATCTGGGCGGCGAAGACTTTGACCTGCGGGTTATCGATTACCTGGCAAGCGAATTTAAAAAAGACCAGGGCATTGACCTGCGGACCGACAAGATGGCGCTGCAGCGGCTGAAAGAAGCAGCCGAAAAGGCAAAAATGGAACTGTCAAGTTCCACGGAAACCACCATCAACCTGCCCTTTATTACCGCAGACGCCTCCGGCCCCAAGCATCTGGACATGAAACTGACCAGAGCGAAACTGGAGTCTCTGGTGGCCGATCTTCTGGACAAACTGGAAATTCCCTGCACAACAGCGCTCAAAGAAGCACATTTAAAACCCGGCGATGTGGACGAAGTGGTCCTGGTTGGCGGCATGACCCGTATGCCTGCGGTTCAGGAACGTGTTGAAAAAATCTTCGGTAAAAAACCCCACAAGGGTGTTAACCCCGATGAAGTGGTTGCCATGGGTGCCGCCGTCCAGGCTGGTGTACTCCAGGGTGATGTCAACGACGTGCTCCTGCTGGATGTCACCCCGCTCTCCCTGGGCATTGAGACCCTTGGCGGCGTAATGACCCGGCTGATTGAAAAGAACACCACCATCCCCACCAAAAAGAGCCAGGTGTTCTCCACGGCCGCCGACAACCAGCCGGCCGTATCCATTCATGTACTCCAGGGTGAACGCCAGATGTCCGCAGACAACAAGACCCTGGGGCAATTTGAACTGGCGGATATCCCCCCGGCTCCCAGGGGCGTCCCCCAGATTGAGGTAACCTTTGACATCGATGCCAACGGTATTGTTCACGTATCAGCCAAGGACAAGGCCACCGGCAAGGAGCAGTCCATCCAGATTACGGCAGCGTCCGGCTTGAGCGATGATGAAATCGATCGTATGGTAAAAGACGCTGAGATGCACGCCGAAGAGGACAAGAAAAAACGCGACCTGGTGGATACCAAAAACCAGGCAGAGGCCCTGGTGGACCAGACCGAAAAAACCCTGAAAGAGCATGGGGATAAAGTGGATGAAGCCACCAAAAAATCCATTGAGGATGCCGCCGAGGCCCTGAAACAGGCCAAAGACACCGACAACCTTGAGGATATCAAGGCCAAAATCGAAACCCTGTCCCAGGCCTCCCACAAACTGGCCGAAGTGATGTACCAGCAGGCACAGGCTGACAGCCAGGCTGATGGTACTGCCGATGCCGGTGCAGGTTCTGCCAATGACGATGATGACGTTGTTGATGCCGATTTTGAAGAGGTTAAAAAAGACAAATAG
- the grpE gene encoding nucleotide exchange factor GrpE translates to MVLKENKKKADGNEENPDSPNTPETDEQKNSDEGNTPEDQDDTPGIEDQLSAQKEKVLRLSAEFENFKKRKQREIDEFKKFANETIFRQLLSVVDNLERAIDSATDTVEDVSLLEGVKLTHKEMLKLFESFNVTPVEAENQPFDPNFHQAVTHAQNNDVPDNTVTTVLQKGYMLHDRLLRPAMVVVSKKVENQTQETTQED, encoded by the coding sequence TTGGTACTCAAAGAGAATAAAAAAAAAGCTGACGGGAACGAGGAAAACCCCGATTCCCCGAATACTCCTGAGACAGACGAGCAAAAAAATTCCGATGAAGGAAACACCCCGGAAGATCAGGACGATACACCTGGGATTGAAGATCAGTTAAGTGCACAAAAAGAAAAAGTGCTCAGATTATCTGCTGAATTCGAAAATTTCAAAAAGCGAAAACAAAGAGAAATTGATGAGTTCAAGAAATTTGCCAATGAAACTATTTTCAGACAGCTTCTTTCTGTGGTGGACAATCTTGAGCGGGCCATTGACTCGGCCACGGATACCGTGGAGGACGTCAGTCTTTTAGAAGGCGTAAAGCTGACACACAAAGAGATGCTCAAACTGTTCGAATCCTTCAACGTAACACCGGTTGAGGCTGAAAATCAGCCCTTTGACCCCAATTTTCATCAGGCCGTCACCCATGCCCAAAATAATGACGTGCCGGACAACACAGTCACAACGGTCCTGCAAAAAGGCTATATGCTCCATGACAGACTGCTCAGGCCGGCCATGGTGGTTGTCTCAAAAAAAGTTGAAAATCAGACTCAGGAAACGACTCAGGAAGATTAA